In Temnothorax longispinosus isolate EJ_2023e chromosome 10, Tlon_JGU_v1, whole genome shotgun sequence, a single window of DNA contains:
- the LOC139820006 gene encoding solute carrier family 35 member G1 isoform X3: MSEHVELQHLVDADVENNTTNHKKKFSILLCKSCPYMGLILATLSSLFFSLCSVIVKSLVEVNPTEMAVFRFLGVLLPAIPIVIYKGEHPFPKGRRLILILRSFIGTTGLMFSFYAFRHMPLADASVIVFSVPVFVAIFARIFLKEPCGLFNVVIVCLTLIGVILITRPPLIFGNTIESLSDGHIKPEHADLWSAMAAFSATLFGANAYVLLRALKGLHFSVIMTNFGLFALIQTTLISWVIGALCMPHCGTDRLLVVALALFSFAGQILLTLALQIEQAGPVAIARSTDIVFAFFWQVLFFNEIPNCYSVGGAILVTSSVLLTGLRKWALSLPETSNIKKSFGILVI, translated from the coding sequence ATGTCAGAGCATGTGGAATTGCAACATTTAGTAGACGCCGATGTGGAGAATAACACaacaaatcataaaaaaaagttttctattCTATTATGTAAATCTTGTCCTTATAtgggtctaattttagcgacACTCTCATCTCTGTTCTTCTCATTATGTAGTGTGATTGTTAAGAGCTTGGTAGAAGTAAATCCAACAGAAATGGCAGTCTTTAGATTTTTAGGGGTATTGTTACCAGCTATACCAATTGTGATTTATAAAGGTGAACATCCTTTTCCAAAGGGACGTAGATTAATACTTATTCTAAGGAGTTTTATTGGTACAACAGGACTTATGTTTAGTTTCTACGCGTTTAGACATATGCCGTTGGCTGATGCCTCAGTTATTGTATTTTCTGTTCCTGTTTTTGTAGCAATATTTGCACggatatttttgaaagaacCCTGTGGGCTGTTCAACGTTGTAATTGTATGTTTGACACTGATTGGTGTGATATTGATAACACGACCTCCGTTAATTTTTGGTAACACCATAGAATCTCTCTCGGATGGTCATATTAAGCCAGAGCATGCAGATTTATGGAGTGCTATGGCTGCTTTTTCAGCTACTTTATTTGGTGCAAATGCATATGTTTTACTACGTGCATTAAAAGGTCTTCATTTTTCTGTTATAATGACAAACtttggtttatttgccttgATTCAAACTACGCTTATATCATGGGTAATTGGCGCATTATGTATGCCACATTGTGGTACAGATAGACTTTTGGTTGTTGCACTCGCACTGTTTAGTTTTGCAGGCCAAATTTTGTTAACCTTAGCTCTTCAAATTGAACAAGCTGGTCCAGTGGCCATAGCAAGATCCACAGATATTGTCTTTGCGTTCTTTTGGCaggtattattttttaatgaaataccAAATTGTTATTCTGTAGGCGGGGCTATATTAGTCACTAGCTCAGTTTTATTAACAGGATTAAGAAAATGGGCTCTTTCATTACCGGAaacatcaaatattaaaaagtcttTTGGAATCTTagtcatataa
- the LOC139820006 gene encoding solute carrier family 35 member G1 isoform X1 — MYEDILLFQNLCFISYFITLVIVAVIFLQICTRIFYYIKIVFYDMSEHVELQHLVDADVENNTTNHKKKFSILLCKSCPYMGLILATLSSLFFSLCSVIVKSLVEVNPTEMAVFRFLGVLLPAIPIVIYKGEHPFPKGRRLILILRSFIGTTGLMFSFYAFRHMPLADASVIVFSVPVFVAIFARIFLKEPCGLFNVVIVCLTLIGVILITRPPLIFGNTIESLSDGHIKPEHADLWSAMAAFSATLFGANAYVLLRALKGLHFSVIMTNFGLFALIQTTLISWVIGALCMPHCGTDRLLVVALALFSFAGQILLTLALQIEQAGPVAIARSTDIVFAFFWQVLFFNEIPNCYSVGGAILVTSSVLLTGLRKWALSLPETSNIKKSFGILVI, encoded by the exons ATGTAcgaagatattttattgtttcaaaatctttgttttatcTCCTACTTTATAACTTTAGTTATTGTTGcggtaatatttttacagatttgtacaagaatattttattatattaaaattgtgttCTATG ATATGTCAGAGCATGTGGAATTGCAACATTTAGTAGACGCCGATGTGGAGAATAACACaacaaatcataaaaaaaagttttctattCTATTATGTAAATCTTGTCCTTATAtgggtctaattttagcgacACTCTCATCTCTGTTCTTCTCATTATGTAGTGTGATTGTTAAGAGCTTGGTAGAAGTAAATCCAACAGAAATGGCAGTCTTTAGATTTTTAGGGGTATTGTTACCAGCTATACCAATTGTGATTTATAAAGGTGAACATCCTTTTCCAAAGGGACGTAGATTAATACTTATTCTAAGGAGTTTTATTGGTACAACAGGACTTATGTTTAGTTTCTACGCGTTTAGACATATGCCGTTGGCTGATGCCTCAGTTATTGTATTTTCTGTTCCTGTTTTTGTAGCAATATTTGCACggatatttttgaaagaacCCTGTGGGCTGTTCAACGTTGTAATTGTATGTTTGACACTGATTGGTGTGATATTGATAACACGACCTCCGTTAATTTTTGGTAACACCATAGAATCTCTCTCGGATGGTCATATTAAGCCAGAGCATGCAGATTTATGGAGTGCTATGGCTGCTTTTTCAGCTACTTTATTTGGTGCAAATGCATATGTTTTACTACGTGCATTAAAAGGTCTTCATTTTTCTGTTATAATGACAAACtttggtttatttgccttgATTCAAACTACGCTTATATCATGGGTAATTGGCGCATTATGTATGCCACATTGTGGTACAGATAGACTTTTGGTTGTTGCACTCGCACTGTTTAGTTTTGCAGGCCAAATTTTGTTAACCTTAGCTCTTCAAATTGAACAAGCTGGTCCAGTGGCCATAGCAAGATCCACAGATATTGTCTTTGCGTTCTTTTGGCaggtattattttttaatgaaataccAAATTGTTATTCTGTAGGCGGGGCTATATTAGTCACTAGCTCAGTTTTATTAACAGGATTAAGAAAATGGGCTCTTTCATTACCGGAaacatcaaatattaaaaagtcttTTGGAATCTTagtcatataa
- the LOC139820006 gene encoding solute carrier family 35 member G1 isoform X2: MMLATCRIFASMISSNLIFEATRRQHWYMSEHVELQHLVDADVENNTTNHKKKFSILLCKSCPYMGLILATLSSLFFSLCSVIVKSLVEVNPTEMAVFRFLGVLLPAIPIVIYKGEHPFPKGRRLILILRSFIGTTGLMFSFYAFRHMPLADASVIVFSVPVFVAIFARIFLKEPCGLFNVVIVCLTLIGVILITRPPLIFGNTIESLSDGHIKPEHADLWSAMAAFSATLFGANAYVLLRALKGLHFSVIMTNFGLFALIQTTLISWVIGALCMPHCGTDRLLVVALALFSFAGQILLTLALQIEQAGPVAIARSTDIVFAFFWQVLFFNEIPNCYSVGGAILVTSSVLLTGLRKWALSLPETSNIKKSFGILVI, from the exons ATGATGCTGGCCACTTGCCGTATATTTGCTTCAATGATTtcgagtaatttaatatttgaagcaaCACGCAGGCAACATTGGT ATATGTCAGAGCATGTGGAATTGCAACATTTAGTAGACGCCGATGTGGAGAATAACACaacaaatcataaaaaaaagttttctattCTATTATGTAAATCTTGTCCTTATAtgggtctaattttagcgacACTCTCATCTCTGTTCTTCTCATTATGTAGTGTGATTGTTAAGAGCTTGGTAGAAGTAAATCCAACAGAAATGGCAGTCTTTAGATTTTTAGGGGTATTGTTACCAGCTATACCAATTGTGATTTATAAAGGTGAACATCCTTTTCCAAAGGGACGTAGATTAATACTTATTCTAAGGAGTTTTATTGGTACAACAGGACTTATGTTTAGTTTCTACGCGTTTAGACATATGCCGTTGGCTGATGCCTCAGTTATTGTATTTTCTGTTCCTGTTTTTGTAGCAATATTTGCACggatatttttgaaagaacCCTGTGGGCTGTTCAACGTTGTAATTGTATGTTTGACACTGATTGGTGTGATATTGATAACACGACCTCCGTTAATTTTTGGTAACACCATAGAATCTCTCTCGGATGGTCATATTAAGCCAGAGCATGCAGATTTATGGAGTGCTATGGCTGCTTTTTCAGCTACTTTATTTGGTGCAAATGCATATGTTTTACTACGTGCATTAAAAGGTCTTCATTTTTCTGTTATAATGACAAACtttggtttatttgccttgATTCAAACTACGCTTATATCATGGGTAATTGGCGCATTATGTATGCCACATTGTGGTACAGATAGACTTTTGGTTGTTGCACTCGCACTGTTTAGTTTTGCAGGCCAAATTTTGTTAACCTTAGCTCTTCAAATTGAACAAGCTGGTCCAGTGGCCATAGCAAGATCCACAGATATTGTCTTTGCGTTCTTTTGGCaggtattattttttaatgaaataccAAATTGTTATTCTGTAGGCGGGGCTATATTAGTCACTAGCTCAGTTTTATTAACAGGATTAAGAAAATGGGCTCTTTCATTACCGGAaacatcaaatattaaaaagtcttTTGGAATCTTagtcatataa